The genomic interval ttctttttctattttgggtaattttaatttaataatggGTTACACATTAGGAATAGTTATCATCTCTAATGATTGCAGCATTTAattccaaataattaataataatataactaCAGACAAATTCCAAAAATCATatgattcttttttctttgatatggattaaatgattttatgaattaaaattaattgacaTAATCTAACAATTGTATTTTTGGATAgtaaacaataataatatataaattaatagtaagaataataaaataatagtgTGACAAtctgtttaaattgatttaaagtaCTGATAAAAAGGGcacaaaaaagaaactaaaaatcAATATACCATAAAGGATGGGAGATGATTATCACTTAGTGTATAGTCTAAAACCTTATGTAAggcaaaaaaaattagaactCCTTGTTTGGTTATTATTTGTTGATCatagttattaattttttttacctctcattttcttttgaggataataattttttcaaaatatatccAATTCATATTATAGAGACAGCAAAAGTCAGCAAAATCATAGCATGTAATCTGTTCATCAAAACAATTAATTTGGTGTTTACAATAAGAAATTaaggttaaaaaaaatcaagtgaaagagaaaataacaaaaaacttTAACTATGTCAATGGCGGtttcatttaataaatattaggTTGGTATACGAATACATGAATAAGAAAACATCAatagtagaaaaaaaaatcccgAAAAAATGGTAGTTATTTGGATCCTTTAacccatttttaaaaatttttatatattcttaGATACATGAGAAGATATAACCTATTGGGTCAAATCCTGtggattttattaaaatgaaaatttaggAGGAGACTAAATTTCAAACATTTCATGTTTGGATTAatttagatttgatttccaagtctaataaaaaaaaagatttgatTACAAATTTATTTAGGTTCGCATTTTGATCTTTGGACTTGAGATGTTCAGATTTGAATGAATAACGTTTTATACATCAAATCTCATGGGTTTATAACAAGTTGTATGGAGCTTTCTGGGCCGAGTCAGTTTTCGGCAACTCTAGTGATTCAAAAAATGATCACTTGCCCAACAATATAGATTTAGGCTAATATTAGTTGTTAACTTATCTAAGATTGAGatttaagatttaattaaatcccTGCTCCCCTTCGCACTTTGTTTGTATTATGGGGAATGTGGGGAATGGATCGGGCACGATGCTTAGAACTTTCATGCTTTAAATCAAACTCAAGCTAGactacaaaaagaaaacaaagaagaaaacctTTGCTCCATTGTTGAAAGTCGGAAAATTGCGTACTGAAAATTAATGCACAACTACCTTACATGTCAGACTGATAAATGTGTGTATGGTACAAATTTGCAGTCGCTTTCGATCCTTGCAGATGTCTTGAATTTGATTGGTTGATGGAAAGTCTTCACATTTGCTATACATTTTCGAGTCGACGCAAACGCCTCAATTATTATTGCATTTATTGCCGACGAGACAATTTATGGAACAGTGGAAACTGCCTACCCCTACGTGGCTCTTGTTTTTGCTACGTAATAGAAAAactatttcttttctctttttactatatatatatataatgaaaaatagaaaaataaaaagcacaACTATAATGTGTGggtcaaaaataaaaagatggacggttaaaaaattttgaaatggtaaatgataaaaaaaaaaatcaaccattcaatatcatcaaaaattaaaaatcacaCTATTTTTCTAGCCTTGCCTTGAATTTCTTTGACCAAATGTGATGATGTCTTTATTTCTTGCTTTCTAACTCCACCTCTTCGCTTGGTTTTTAATACTACTCGACTCTAGTTTTCCATGCTTTCatgatttcattttctttcacagatttattagtttgtttttttttttgtcatttgtaTGCTTTGAACTCTCtcaattattgtttatttaattctttatcGTATAAAAATTGATGAGTACGaattatttgatgaaaattttgttagaAGTGTTTCTTAAAATATGTTAGATTGATGGAAACATATGAATGGTCTGGAAAATTGTATAGGAACATTCTTTTTAATGAGATCTTTATAACAATTATAGCAGTTTTTGTTCGAATGAATTAGTTAGTAGaatcttttaataattttgataaattctTGTGTCTCTAAAGCAACAAAGAGTTTAGTAGATGACAAAGATTTGATATAAGAAAGAAACATAActaattagttaaattatttgttttattttttttaataaaggaagtaaaataatcaaattaaaataaaatagcgCATGGAAATGAAACTTTCACAGTAAATAGAATAGTAGATGGGAGGATATTTGAGAAGCATCGTGCCTATAGAATATTGAAAGGCTAAATTTGTAAGAAAATCTGTTAAACAGTTGAAGTCTCAATATGTATGCGTGATTTTCACTTGCCATTCTTTTTCCAAAAGATTTTGAATAATTGAGATCCAATCAGAATTGACTTTTTGATCATTGTTCTCCATTTGAATAGCTTGTACTACACTTCTATTATCCATTGCTAGAATCACTTATTAGTCAAtgttttactttaaaaaaaaattcatcaatttaggaaaaaaagttaatttaataaattatgaaaaatatatatcgtttattatttgtgcttttaaaatttgtagttttatatatagaatAGATTTCTCATTTcaatattaacatttttttatttataaacaagACGCCAAACAAAAATACAATGAATTCACTTGTGAACTCTTTACATGCCTTGTTTTCTTTGGTCTAAGCAATGATGATAATCGTACGAGATTTATTCTTCTTCTAATACTAGAACCATATTTGTAGGACTTGGGCGGGGTGGGGGGTTCAAGGGATTCTTTTAAACCTTTGTCCACCGTTGCTGCTGCTTTCTGCTAGTCAGGCAAGTAGTGTGGGTTGTTGTATTTCTTTATCTTAATTTGTTAATAGTAATGCAAGTGCCTGTGTTGCGAGATATGAACTAGGAGCATGCAAATGTCAACACGATCGACCGTATTAGATAATTACCCTCACTTACTAACAACAGATATAGCTATTTGTTGTGGTTAATCTATTTACAACCGAGCCATCTCTttttatgataaataaaaatattatacgTGGAAGTTTTGGAATCGGAAGTGTTTCAACAGCTGTCGGAAAGAAAGCTTAGTAAGCAGTGTGAGTTGGCTAGCCTGGCACATTCTCAATGATGTTGCCGACTTTATGaattatgatctttttgaattaaagaattatgATGCGATATGATTTTACTCCAACTTTTGCAAAAGGCGCAGGGGCATGATTCATAACTCTGAGGCCTAATTAACCGTTGGAATGTGAGCCTGACACCTTGCAACTTCTAGCACAAGGTACacattttttgattttagaaAACGACAACACAGGTCCCTCAAGAATCCTGATGAGATTTTGATGCATTTTAACACAAAGATAAGATCTGCAGAAGACTGGACCCGGCCAATAGTTAATgcattattgatttttcttgcttcGTTTTGCCTATAAAAGAGGTGTGATTTCAATGCTAATCAGTGCAATCTCCATTTTACTTTAATTCTAGGATTCCCTTTGCTTAAAAAAACATGGAGGCTCAATCCGCTGTCACagacaagaaaaaaatgtttgCAAACTATGTGCCAATCTATGTAATGCTCCCGGTAAGTCTCAGAAAATCTTCGGTCTTAGTGTAAGCAATATAAATAGCATAATATTTATGCTTATGATCGTATACTAACTAGTCTTATTGCTTTTTTGCACTGTATCAGTTGGGAATCGTTTCAAATGACAATGTTCTTTTAGACAAGGACGGCCTGAAAAAGCAGCTCTTGAAGCTGAAAGAGGCAGGTATTGATGGGGTGATGTCAGATGTTTGGTGGGGAATTGTAGAATCCCCGGGTCCCAAGCAGTATGATTGGAGTGCTTACAGGAGCTTGGTCGAGCTAGTTAAAGAATGTGGACTGAAACTGCAAGCGATAATGTCATTCCATCAATGTGGTGGCAATGTGGGAGATGAAGTCTATATCCCGATTCCGCAGTGGGTTCTTGACATTGGAGAAACAGACCCTGATATCTTCTACACCAACAGGGCTGGTAACCGAAACAAGGAGTACCTCACCCTTGGAGTGGATCACCAGGCTATTTTCAATGGAAGAACTGCTATCCAGGTTAGTTTCATGTGCTACATATTGCATGCTTTTACCGGTAACCCTTTTTCCGAAGGTTCATGTCTAAGTGTGATTTAATGTCACTTATATATTAGGTAGAGCAAAcagttattttgattaattcaattttagatatttaataatcgaattaatatttaaaaataatcaaaaatcGAATTCAATTTCACAAATAACTGAATTAATCGAAActgaattaattcaattaatttgacTCAGTTTTCGAAAatcaaaattgagaaaatttttttgtttgtatgtatttatttatattgtacttttttataaatcaatattacaaaaatgttaaaatgatgataaataATTAGAATAAATAAGATGAATActcatataaataataaataattaaaaaatataaataaaaacaataataaatagtttatgatttCTTTATCATGTGAAAACCTCATTATACTTTTATTCAAGTTTGGTTAGTTCGTTTAGGGTTTAGGatttaagaaaatttctaACTAAAACCGAATTGAATTAACTCTAATAACCTAATTATCTGAAAAACGAAAAAAACCAAACTCACTTCGATTCAATTCGATTTTTCGGTTCAATTTACATTTGTACATCCCTACTCATAGATATTACTGTAGCATTCTTGAAAGGTATAGAAAGAATATTGTACATCCCTACTCATAGATATTACTGTAGCATTCTTGAAAGGTATAGAAAGAATAAGACGGATTTAAGTTGAATAGAAATGAATTTTCGattgcaaaaatttatttgaatcacATAATTATAATATCCAGACACATTAAAAAAACTAGACCAAACTCAAGGACAATTATTCTCGATAGCAACATGTACATGCAACTCAAGACTATAGTGCCAAACTAAAATGGACAAAGTTGAGTAGCTAAgtcaaataatttaaagaaggTCGTTTTCTTATCTAGATTAAGTCATTATTATTCAATCTCACATGGTTGCAGGTAGGATGATGGCTGGGTAGGTATCGTTGTCTTTGATATTCAATAATTTTGATTCTCTTGCTTGCCTGAAATGTACAAGACATTcctcataattaatttaaccTCCACAGCACTTTGCAAACTTTTACCAAATATCAGTTGCAAGTTCAATCAGTTTAACGTATTTGGAGAATCATATCTATATATTTGTACCCTAATATGTTTTTCTGATTCGAACCATAACCCAACGGCTATAGGCAATCACCATTAtctaattttattatcattattattgataaataatatataaaaaatccaCATAAAAATGATGGGTTTTAGTCTTCACTCTAATTTGACCAATTAAGTGACTcatcattttttaaagataaacTCGACAATTTAACAATTTCGAAAACCTTAAAATCAGTTTAGTTTTGACTTATTATTTATTGTagaacttaaaattttattatctttgtTTGTAAGCTGTGAGTCACTGATTTAatgtttttgagaaaaaaaataaaaaatttaaaattttgtaccAGTGACTTTGAGTTCCACTATTCCATGATTATCGTTTCTTTTACTCTTCCTACTAATTAAGAAAGATTGTTGATTTAATCTAGATTTATAGCGACTACATGAAGAGCTTCAGGGAGGTAATGTTAGATCTTATTGAAGCTGGAGTGATTATAGATATTGAAGTAGGGCTTGGTGCTGCAGGGGAGCTTAGATACCCCTCTTATCCACAAAGCCAAGGATGGGTTTTCCCAGGCATCGGAGAATTTCAGGTGGCAGTGCTCCTAGACTTTTCCATTAATTCTATGATCCCTTCAAACATATATAAGATCTTGGCAATAAGCTCGGCTTTCGGTTCAGTaacacatttcataaaaattattgCAGTGCTACGACAAGTACCTCAAAGCAGCTTTCAAAGAGGCAGCCACAAAAGCTGGCCATCCTGAATGGGAATTGCCAGATAATGCAGGGGAATACAATGACACACCTGAATCAACAGAGTTTTTTGGACCAAATGGGACATACCTTACTGTGAAAGGGAAGTTTTTCTTGACATGGTATTCCAACATGTTACTATGTCATGGGGATGATACCCTTGATGAGGCTAACAAAGCTTTCTTAGGCTGTGAGCTCAAGTTAGCGGCAAAAGTATGTCTCACAAACTAGAAAGTTCTCAGCTACTTAATAGTACTGATAGTTATCAGTTTAATAATGACCGTTTCAAATGTCATGCAAGGTTTCTGGAATTCACTGGTGGTACAAGTCTGATAGCCATGCTGCAGAGCTGACTGCTGGATATTACAATCTGAATGATAGAGATGGGTATCGGCCCATTGCAAGGATGCTTTCAAGGCATGATCGTGCTATTCTGAATTTCACATGTCTCGAGATGAGGGACTCAGAGCAAGATGCAGCTGCCAAAAGTGGGCCTCAGGAACTTGTTCAACAGGTAAATAATTCAGCCATAAGATCGATAACAAGttatcttatatatatatctgcATTAATTGCTACACAATCCAAAAAAGTTGTCGGTGCAGCAAAAAGATGGAACATAATAGTAAATTGCACTATCTGCAAATCGATAACAAGCAGCATGTTCCTCTCACCCCAAAAATTGTCGGATATTATTGATCATCAGAAACAAGAGAGAATATCCTCTTCCCCCCACCCAAAAAATGCCACTTGGACGGCTTTAGTGGTAGGATTCGGTGGTGTTGGATAGAGATCACAGTTATGAGTCTGAATACTGTTCATTACAGCCCATGGAGAGAATATCCTGTTAATGAGAATATTCTTCATTATAGCCCatgattcattattttttgtaagACCATGGAGTTGCATTCTCTCTTCCTgtaatgaaattcttgatgATTCAGAAGACAAAAAAATAGTCTGAAAACTTTCACTTGtactaaaaaaattcatatatgaATGGAGATATATATGAacgatatataaattattacgTTAAATTAATATCATAATTACTATATAGTTTTATGgggaaaaatattaaactctTATAATAGGGATTTGTCTATTATCTAGtcatttataataaattaattttatatatgtaataaGGTGGTCACATTTCTTGATGAGCTATAGGTGGATAAGTTTGATCTCGGTCTGCACTGAAGTACAATGACACCCTAAATAAACATGGAAGCACTCCATTATGCTTGTccaattatatatacatatatcttCTTGGCTATAACCCATGGAATGTCAAATCTACTCAAATCAAACGTACAAtttcacaaaaagaaaaaaataaaatggtaaaATGCAATTGCAAGCAAATATTTTCACAAACACTATTATGTCAGAATGGAAGAGTCATTGATCCATTTGCATAATGATGTGTGGTTGGCAGGTTTTGAGTGGAGGGTGGAGAGAGCACATTGAAGTTGCAGGTGAGAATGCCTTATCAAGGTACGACAGCGATGCTTACAATCAAATGCTACTAAATGCCAGACCCAATGGTGTGACTGAAGAGGGACGGCCACAGATGCATACGGTGACATATCTCCGTTCATCTGATGATTTGTTTGAAGAAGAGAATTTCGAGCTATTCAAGATATTTGTGAAGAAAATGCATGCTGATCAAGTAAGTATACAATCATTTTACATAATTCTTATGGATAAGAATTAAAATCCATTAGCACCTGAATTatggttttcctttttcccccAAAATATAAcctttcaaatcaaaatttcttcctttacaGGAGTACTGTTCAGACCCCAAAATGTATGGTCAGGAATTAGGTCCACTGCAACGCTCGAAGCCAAAGATTCCAATTGATGATCTCCTTGATGCAACCGAGCGACTGGAGCCCTTCCCTTGGGATGAAGAAACAGACATGAAAGTTGATGGCTGATGAACAAAGTTTGTTTTCCAGAAATTTCAAGTGgtttgaataataataataataataataaatttcgGAAAAAGCTTTTCATCTAAATAAAAGAATCTGCATTTGCCATTTCTGGAGCAAATGTAtctttcaataaaataatagtaatcAGCTTAAACACCCATGGTGGCACTGGCTGTAAATCCTGAAAATGTAACCTGGTCCTGGACCTATGTTATATATGAGAGCAATTAATAAGGCAATGGCTACTCTGTGTTGCTATTTCTTAACCCGTGGCTTCTTCTCCTTCACATTTAAAATTGTCAGCCAATGATCATGAATCAAGGAGCCATGCTAGCTAGATCGACGACGATGACAAAGAGTCCTTTAACGAACTCCAGACATTAATTAGTTTAGCtccaaattaataataatttaatataaaataagaattatgaataaaattaaatactaCTAACTGTTAcctatatttttctttatgacGACTATAGATTCGGCGAATTTCTAATTGATTGCATTGGAGAAAGCCTGTCTTTTAAATTCAGTTCTTTAAGTCTGATGGTGACTcgattttcctttgttttttagGTTACGGATGATGACTTATTCATCTGCTAGGTAGGTTACGGATGATGACTTATTCATCTGCTAGGTAGGTTACGGATGATGACTTATTCATCTGCTAGGTAGGTTACAGATGATGACTTATTGAAACTAATCTCTTATAAGTTAATTACTGAAACTTCGTCGTCTTTAGCAAACAAAACTTTTGTCATCCCCtattaaaaagtaataaatacATAGATGTCCCATTTGGATGTATTGAATatttaatgttaatttttattgcaAAATGTTTCTTTACTGGATTGCCTCTACTTGTTGGCTGTTGCTTTGGTCCATTTATCTGGCCGTTTGTTACTCAGTACTAATGATaagaattaatcaaattttgttaCAAAGTTTTTCCCTAAAAATTTTGCTAAATAACCAGTAATTTTCTGCATACATGGTTTCTGGGGATCTTTCTCTCAAGAAATGGCTACCACCAAGATATCTTTTCGCTCTAGTTCTTGTCTTGGATGTTATTCCATGCAATTATGCATATATTCTTAGCACTTGCAAGTTTGATGCCATACATCAGGTTGGGGATTCGATTTCAGATACCGGCAATTATATTCAAGAGAACCCTTCATCTGTATATGCCAGGCTACCCTATGGCGAAACCTTCTTCAAGAAGGCAACTGGTAGATGCTCCAATGGCTtgttaatgattgattatcTAGGTAAAAAGATGTTTTTGCTAtgcttattattctttttcttgtgctCAATGATTGATTATCTGGCATCACCAGTGAGCCATATAACACTAGAATTCATTATTATGAGCTGTGAAATTCATAatttgcttaattattaatatgaagATGAATGATTATATCCCATTATTTTTGCGgatttagttaaattttaccGGTGTGTTATTATTTCCATATAAGCTGACCTATGTTTTGTACATTCGAACAGCACTATCTGCTGAAATTCCTTTTCTTGACGCCTACTTAAACAAAGATGGGttatttgatcatggagttaACTTCGCGGTTGCCGGAGCTACTGCCTTGTCTGTGGAAGTTCTATCCAAGAGAAATATTTCCTCTGTGCCTACCAACAAATCTCTGAGTAATCAACTTGATTGGATGTTTAGCTATTTCAATAGAACTTGTCGCTATGACAAAGGTTAGCATCTCCCCTTACAACAACATTCAagcaattatatatattttgatcaAAAATGGAATTGACACCCACTTGGGTAGTGGTTTATATGTGtgttatgtttgatagattgtttcatcaaaaatGGAAGAGCTCTTTTCATGGTTGGGGAGATAGGAGGAAATGATTATAATTATGCCTTTCAGATAGGAAATTTAACCTTAGAGGAGGTTGAGGCCATGGTGCCCGAGGTAGTTCAAGCCATAAAATATGCTGTCAAAGTAAGCTTCCTTTTAAGAAACATTTGACTCCTATCACTTCTCTCATTGTGACCTTGGTTTCTCATCGTTTCAATTCTCACTGTGCAGAGAGTTATAGGATATGGTGCTACTCGGCTAGTTGTCCCTGGAAACTTCCC from Theobroma cacao cultivar B97-61/B2 chromosome 5, Criollo_cocoa_genome_V2, whole genome shotgun sequence carries:
- the LOC18599469 gene encoding acetylajmalan esterase translates to MVSGDLSLKKWLPPRYLFALVLVLDVIPCNYAYILSTCKFDAIHQVGDSISDTGNYIQENPSSVYARLPYGETFFKKATGRCSNGLLMIDYLALSAEIPFLDAYLNKDGLFDHGVNFAVAGATALSVEVLSKRNISSVPTNKSLSNQLDWMFSYFNRTCRYDKDCFIKNGRALFMVGEIGGNDYNYAFQIGNLTLEEVEAMVPEVVQAIKYAVKRVIGYGATRLVVPGNFPIGCFPVYLTKFQTNDTTAYDDLHCLKYLNNISIYHNDLLQQAIEELKEEHPNVIIVYGNYYTAFQWLLSKANLLGFDPTSVQKACCGIGGKYNFDPSRWCAKYPEVTVCLNPDERLSWDGLHLTQRAYELMAAWLIRDIYPKLQCEHTVLYSSAV
- the LOC18599468 gene encoding beta-amylase; this translates as MEAQSAVTDKKKMFANYVPIYVMLPLGIVSNDNVLLDKDGLKKQLLKLKEAGIDGVMSDVWWGIVESPGPKQYDWSAYRSLVELVKECGLKLQAIMSFHQCGGNVGDEVYIPIPQWVLDIGETDPDIFYTNRAGNRNKEYLTLGVDHQAIFNGRTAIQIYSDYMKSFREVMLDLIEAGVIIDIEVGLGAAGELRYPSYPQSQGWVFPGIGEFQCYDKYLKAAFKEAATKAGHPEWELPDNAGEYNDTPESTEFFGPNGTYLTVKGKFFLTWYSNMLLCHGDDTLDEANKAFLGCELKLAAKVSGIHWWYKSDSHAAELTAGYYNLNDRDGYRPIARMLSRHDRAILNFTCLEMRDSEQDAAAKSGPQELVQQVLSGGWREHIEVAGENALSRYDSDAYNQMLLNARPNGVTEEGRPQMHTVTYLRSSDDLFEEENFELFKIFVKKMHADQEYCSDPKMYGQELGPLQRSKPKIPIDDLLDATERLEPFPWDEETDMKVDG